The Meles meles chromosome 15, mMelMel3.1 paternal haplotype, whole genome shotgun sequence genome contains the following window.
TTAATAAACCATTTCACTTAtaaaatactctttggcaaaACAAGTAAGGATTTGGTgtactcaaggaaaaaaaaacagatacataaactGCATTAAATTCCAAAATGGGGAGTAACCATTTGTGAGAACAAGAGCTCCTAATTTTCTTACCTCAAAACAGTCATGCCTCAGTATTCCTCTTAGGTTACATATACactgtcattttaaaaacatgtgagcttggggcgcctgggtggctctgtgggttaagcctctgccttcagctcaggtcagatcccagggtactgggatcgagccctgcatcaggctctctgcttagcagggagcccacttccttctctctctctctgcctgcctctctgcctacttgtgatctctgtctgtcaaataaataaatcaaatctttaaaacgaaacaaaacaaaacaaaaaaacatgtgagctctaggggcacttgggtgactcattaggttaagcctctgactttggctcaggtcatggtcccagggttctgggatcgagccccacatcaggctctctgcttggcagggagccgcctccccttctctctgcctacttgcaatctctgtcaaataaataaaatctttaaaaaataataaaaaaaataaaaaacatgtgaGCTCTACATAATCACAACCATTAGTAAGAAACTTTTACAGATTCTGAGATTACCCCAATCCATTCACAAGATTTGgattatttttgacattttttcttAAGAACCTATTTCAATTTACAAAACTAAATGGACTTAAAATTCTAGAGaatgtttttaaactatattctcaaagaaaatatatattccttCCACACATACTCTCTATTCTTACtagctccttctctctcctctttccacaTCCTctatctcccctcctccccatttctctttctttcccatctcccTATCTCTTTCTACTCTTTACCCCACTCCCCAACCTATAATCCCttctcttcatcatcatcttcaaaaaCCCTCCCTCTTTTTCCTCCCCCAGTTCCTTATTCTCTTCAGTATTATGATCAAGGCTAGGAAACTCACTATCCAATCCTCCCCTCTTCTGAGCTTTGAGATATATATACAGCTACCCAATGTCATCTTTCTCTGCAGCTGAATTTTATTCTCGTTTAACAGCATTTCTCTGTGCTAGAACCCTTTCTTGGTTAACCCCATTTCCTAGTCTTTCAGCCTGTCACTTTGGAGTCCTCAATGACTACtcactcccaccaccaccaccaactcTGGCTCCTGAGTAGACTCAATATTCTGGCCTCAGTTCAGGCCTTCATCATCTTTCATTTGCATGACCCAGCAGTTCTCCTTGACTCCAACCTAACCTGTCTCCTATCTGTCCTCCATGTTGTCCTggctcatctttctttctttctttttttttaagattttatttatttgacagagagagatcacaagtaggcagagaggcaggcagagagagagggggaagcaggctccctgccgagcagagagcccaatgcggggctcaatcccaggaccctgagatcgtgacctgtactgaaggcagaggcttaacccactgagccacccaggtgctccccgcTCATCTTTCTAAATGCACATATCATTGCTTCTTCTTCTCAGCACCTAAAGAATCAACTCTAAGTTCCTTAGCATGGCTAAGAGTATCAAAAGCTTCCACAATTTGCTCCCTATCCCACTTTCTAACCTCATTCCTAGCCCATCAGCACCTCTTACTAGTCACTGAATTTGAAATTCCCACAATACAGTATGCTCCTTCATGCCTACACACATTCTCATGAGCTCTTCCCTCTATTCAAATGATCTTCCTCCTCTTCGAATGATCACCCTGAAGATCAAACTTAAACAtcaggcaaggggcgcctgggaggctcagtgggttaaacctctgccttcggctcaggtcatgatctcagggtcctgggatccagccccacatcacgctctctgctcagcagggagcctgcttccccctctctctctacttgcctctctatctacttgtgatctatctttatatatcaaataaataaaatcttaaaaacaaaacatcaggCAAACACTCCTCAAATTCTAATGGCAGCTTAgtgcttccttctctgtgctctcAATGCCCTTCACACAGATACTTCACAACTTCTAAAGGAAAAAACTTGTGTGAAGTTATGGAAGAAATTATGAGCAACAGTAAAATAATATGGAAATTTGTGACAGTATGAATGGATTAATTCAAATCAGAATGTTTAACTGGCTACATGTTTTACTTACCTTTGTGGAGTCAAAAGAGGCAAATCCCATTAATttcatcatttctatttcttcctctgtttTGCCCTCTAAGTCTTCCTCTgcaaaaaaataacacaaaaataaattttttaaaactcctatCACTTTATATATAGGCATCCCACCTTCCCAATGTTTGTGGTATACCACTTTGCTTTTAGAAAAGACCTacattaggggcatctgggtggcttagtcagctttagtcagttaagcatccagttcgtggttttggctcaggtcatgatcttgcagttgTAGGACTGAGCACCATGCCAGGCTCTgcgttcagtgtggagtctgcttcagattctttctccctttcccctccccgcttgtgcttgcttgcatacacacactctctaaaataaatactttaaaagaaaaaaaaagacctatgttattactttttttgctaaccaaaagaaatgtgaagaggatttttatttttaagaaaaaagcaaTTACTGTACTAATGtagtaggtctttttttttttctttaaagattttatttattgatttgacagagagagacacagcaagacagggaacacaagcagggggagtgggaaagggagaagcagggagccagatgcagggctcaatcccaggaccctgggatcatgacctgagccaaaggcagccacttaacaactgagccacccaggcgccccctaatgtaggtcttttgtaaaagcaaagtggTGTACCACAAACTTTCAGAAAGCATGACTCTGTTTTATGCCATTTAGGCTTAGGAAAGGTTTCATAGGAAGGCTCAACTTTTGTACCCAGGGGTGGGGGCTAACGACATAAGCCATGACCTATATAAAAAGGGAGGTGGCAATAGATTAACAgttatttcagggcacctgggtggctcagttggttaagcgtctgccttctgctcaggtcacggtctcagggtcttggcagGGTttcctgctaggcagggagtctgcttctgcctctccccgtcTCTCCTCTCTGTATATTCTTgcttgccctctctttctctctctcaaaaattacatagtatcttaaaaaaaaaaaaagttattccaTCCCAGCAGCAGAGAACAAACAATTAGCTAAAGACTTAGAAATTGGAAAAAATTCCTCCTTATTTTGGACACAATGTAACTTAAGATGCACAGAAGGAATATGCTCTCCAACCTCCATCAGAAGAGAATGCTTAAAAAAGGacatgcttggggcgcctgggtagctcagtgggttaaggcctctgcctttggctcaggtcatggtcccagggtcctgggatggagcccggcatcgggctctctgctcagcagggagcctgcttcctcctctctctctctgcctgcctctctgcctacttgtgatctctgtctgtcaaataaataaataaaatccttaaaaaaaaaaaaaaaaaaaaaaggacatgctTGGAGCCTTTGGGcaggaccactttttttttttttttaaagattttatttatttatttgacagagagagatcacaagtaggcagagaggcaggcaaagagagtgagagggaagcaggctccctgcggagcagagagcccgatgcgggactcgatcccaggaccctgagatcatgacctgagctgaaggcagcagcttaaaccactgagccacccaggcgcccctgggcaggaCCACTTTTAATGTCAGATACAACACTACTTTTAAAGGTACTTCCAAAACagaatattctcatttttaactGTCCTTCTTATATCAAGAGCACCACAGATAACCAGCTACTAAGgtacaataataacaaaatctcAATACCATACGCAATGAACACTATAAAAAAACTAATACTTAAATGTCCCCAAattatacttttataattttatcatgaCTAAAGTTATAAGAACACGGCTGTGTTTTTCCTacagttatttatttaataacattACCAGTAATCTGGCgttctttgctctttgtttcttttgtttctttcttttcctcatctcttctttctttcagtcgagaaggggaaggagatgtGGATCTATGTCGTCTTGGGGATCTAATATTCAATAAGTAAAGATATCAGAAGCAGAGCTATAACTGATGACTTGTGTTGATTGGCAAAGATGTACATGAGCTCCTAAAAGGTAAAGGCTGAACAAAAGCCAGGTTCCAGAGAACGAAGAGTCCATTCCCCATAGCGGAACAAGGAAGAAGGTTCTGCCTAGGCCCTCACTGTTAACAAAAAGccaaaaatgtaatttattgGTTTAATCATCAGTCTCAGTACAGCTAGGGCTGAAAAAATTTTCTGTAAGGCAGAAAAATAAGTTTCTAACAATTACAAATACACAAAAAGTTGACTTAAACAGCAGTTGATACTTAAGAATCAAGAGTCAATTTCTAAGGTTCTTTCAAGATCTCACATTCCTgtttatatatttgagtaaaCTCTCATCACCAAAAagttagtaaaaacaaaacagggacacctggctggctcagtccatggaacATGCAACTCCTAATCTCAGGACTGCAAGTTGGagcccacactgggtatagagattacttataaaaatgaaatcttaaacaaacaaacaaaaaaacaaaaaaacccttaaacCAAAAAACTCCAAAATACAAAACCTTTACTTCCTACTCCTGCCAAGCGCCACGCTAGtgtttttcatgtattatttctcatttcctcctCAAGGCAACTCTATGGCATAGTGTGTGATTAACCCCGTTTTACCAATGTAAATGTTCAGTTTAAAATAAGGTGAGCTTAAGTTCCCCTCATTTTATGAAACTGTAAATTCCTTGTAAGTGATTAAAACACAACTAAGGGCAGCGACTAGTTTCTTTGGGGCTGGTACAAGTTCTGGGTTTTTTCTGCACTCACCTGGAGCGTCTTCTGTGGGGGGATCGAGAGCGGCTCCTTCGCCGATCTCTCTCCCGGGACCGGGACCTTTCTCGGCGCCTGCGTTCGCGCTCACGGGACGTGGACCGGGACCGCCTGCGCTCtaatacaaacacacaaaatctGTTTGCAGAGGCAAAATATTACTTCAAATTTCTAGAGCTGCGCCGTCCGATGGAAATATAATACCAGCCATTTCTAGtagtcatatttaaaaaaattaaaagacacaggtagaattaattttaatactGTTATTTGACCCAATATATCCCAACTATTATCATTTCGCCATATACGCGATATAAAAATTACTGAGATGATTACTTTTTTGGTGTTTAATAGGAAATCTGGAGTGTATTCTACACTTAAACAGCAGTTCCTAATTCGGACTGagcacattttaagtgctcaataGCTGTATGTGGATCGTGGCCTCATTCAAATCTTTAGTCTTGACTAGTTGAAGGTGATAAAAACCAACCAGAGGAGGAAGAACGGAGGGTCTAAGTGAGATCTCCTGATCGAAGTCCTGTTCTTTACATCCCACTGCCTCACTTATGGGGGTGGGTGCCAGAAGATATCACGAGATGCGCTCCCTGGACGCAAAATTCTAAATATCGCTTTTCCTATTACATAAACTGGGAAGGAAACCAACAAGGAGCATTCAAGAACTAGCCATTACCACATGCTGAGTGTTATGGAATGTGACATGAATTCTCACGTCAGTTTTTAAAGATAGGTAGTACTACCCCAATGTCTAATTGCGGTAATTCGGCCTCAGAAGGGCCGGATGACTTGCACAAAACCACCCAGAAATTAAGTGAGGGAACCGTGGTCTGATTCTAAATCCTTCAGTCACAAGTATAAACAAGTTATCGTATGAGTCTGACAGAGAGTCCGCGAAACTCTAACTCAGAGAACGGAAAACTGCCTTCACACCGGA
Protein-coding sequences here:
- the SNRNP27 gene encoding U4/U6.U5 small nuclear ribonucleoprotein 27 kDa protein — protein: MGRSRSRSPRRERRRSRSTSRERERRRRERSRSRERDRRRSRSRSPHRRRSRSPRRHRSTSPSPSRLKERRDEEKKETKETKSKERQITEEDLEGKTEEEIEMMKLMGFASFDSTKGKKVDGSVNAYAINVSQKRKYRQYMNRKGGFNRPLDFIA